In Aedes albopictus strain Foshan chromosome 3, AalbF5, whole genome shotgun sequence, the following are encoded in one genomic region:
- the LOC109399671 gene encoding small ribosomal subunit protein mS31, whose amino-acid sequence MLQIARSGFHRLHKNTNVRLIVNSGFSSDSGQKGDGDGDQKKESPQTASVPPKEDVKSSAALNRLNELLSMMTTESEVQLVKKVQLAKPAGQKRDKRKDKKADDRKQDSDSDSDSDDEKPRDLAKATRKVAESLGGDAKKTEAELLKKLLRGQPAGAEGAAAGASLSDIITGMQVDKEGAKKGKGVQLTRSNVVRKAIEKKGAKGQEYLKSAQSRERRRPLEAIHPTGASVKLFEGESLNIFTDPAALKDSPDILQTWKKLQDRELRLAVTHPPANYFQKMALWTEQGKLWKFPIDNEQGLLEEAKVSFTEHIFLDEHLEPWCPKRGPIRHFMELVCVGLSKNYFITAQEKKEHILWFRDYFEDKKDLLKQVIVQQSEKTGEKKLTE is encoded by the exons ATGCTACAAATAGCTCGCTCAGGCTTCCATCG ATTACATAAGAACACCAATGTTCGGCTGATTGTCAACAGTGGATTTTCGTCCGATTCCGGTCAGAAAGGCGACGGTGATGGAGACCAGAAAAAAGAATCGCCTCAAACGGCAAGTGTACCTCCGAAGGAGGATGTGAAATCGAGTGCTGCGTTGAATCGATTGAATGAGCTGCTTTCTATGATGACGACTGAAAGCGAAGTGCAGCTGGTGAAGAAGGTTCAGCTGGCCAAACCTGCCGGACAAAAGCGCGATAAAAGGAAAGATAAAAAGGCAGATGACCGTAAGCAAGACTCGGATTCTGATTCCGATTCGGATGATGAGAAGCCAAGGGATTTGGCCAAAGCAACCCGAAAAGTGGCGGAATCGCTTGGCGGTGATGCCAAGAAAACCGAAGCTGAATTGCTGAAAAAGCTGCTGAGAGGACAGCCTGCTGGCGCAGAGGGTGCAGCGGCGGGAGCCAGCCTGAGCGACATTATCACTGGGATGCAAGTGGACAAGGAAGGAGCGAAAAAGGGCAAAGGGGTACAGCTAACTAGAAGCAACGTTGTGCGAAAGGCCATCGAGAAGAAAGGAGCAAAGGGACAGG aatatctgAAATCGGCACAATCTCGCGAAAGAAGAAGGCCACTGGAGGCAATCCATCCCACTGGAGCAAGTGTGAAATTGTTCGAGGGAGAATCGTTGAACATTTTTACAGATCCTGCGGCACTTAAAGACAGTCCTGACATACTGCAAACCTGGAAAAAGCTACAGGATCGTGAGCTACGGTTGGCAGTCACTCATCCTCCGGCAAATTACTTCCAAAAGATGGCACTGTGGACGGAACAGGGTAAATTGTGGAAGTTCCCCATTGACAACGAACAGGGACTGCTCGAAGAAGCAAAGGTATCCTTCACAGAGCACATCTTCCTGGACGAACATCTGGAGCCATGGTGTCCGAAGCGCGGGCCCATTCGGCACTTTATGGAGCTTGTGTGCGTTGGGCTGTCGAAGAATTATTTCATTACCGCTCAGGAGAAGAAAGAGCACATCCTTTGGTTCAGGGATTATTTCGAGGACAAGAAGGATCTGCTGAAGCAGGTTATTGTACAGCAATCCGAAAAAACTGGCGAGAAAAAACTTACCGAGTAG